The following is a genomic window from Carassius carassius chromosome 24, fCarCar2.1, whole genome shotgun sequence.
GGAACAGTCAGTAACTGACACAGCTGCGACTTTAATCTCAAAGAGGAACAGCACGTCGGTGGTGTGGAActattttggtttcaaaaaaGAAGATGCTGCACAGCTTCAGGTGTTATGCAGAGCATGCCGTGCTCCCGTTGCGACTTCACGGGGTAACACTACAAACTTGTTTCAGCACTTAAAAAAATACCACAAATCAATGTATGACAGTTGTATGACCAAAATACCGAGCACCAGTGCGCCAGACAGGCCAAATACCTCAAGACAGGGATCACTGACCGAAATGTTCGAAAGTGTCACTCCGTATGAACGTAATTCAAAACGGCACGGGGAAATCACTCGGGCAATAACCGAGTTCATAGCCAAAGATATGATGCCTCTCAGCACGATGACCAAGCCTGGATTCGTGGCATTGACATATACGCTTGATAAACGGTACAATATACCCTCCCGTACATACTTCAGTCAGACTGCCATACCGGAGCTGTACAAAAAGTGTAAAGAGAAAGTCGCCGCGGAGGTTAAAACGGTGGAGTTTTTTGCTAGCACTACAGATATGTGGTCAAGCCGCACAGCTGAGCCTTACCAGAGTCTTACAGTCCATTTTATTGATGAAGATTTCAACCTCAGAGCTCGCTGCCTACAAACTACCTACTTCCCAGACGACCACACAGGGGAAAATATTGCAGCCGGCCTGAGAGAAGGGCTTGCCAGCTGGGATCTCCACGAGGAGAATCACGTCTGCATCACGACGGACAACGCGTCAAATATGGTTCTGGCTGCGCGGCTTAATGAATGGACGAGGCTCCAGTGTTTTGGGCACAGATTACATCTTGCCATTGGTAAGTTAtgtcgcgcgtgtgtgtgtgtgtgtgtgtgtgtgtgtgtgcgtgcgcgcaaaAGAGAGAGATGCGTCGATTAGTAATAAGCtggatacaaatatataaattatgtgtagttggggattcattaaattaatatttcctcCCACTCCTTTTCTAATATGtaaattgaaatattatgttttgattttatgtCTGTTGTGGAATGGCCacctgcatttttgtttttttgtttgtttttgtttttttacatgttctaaataaacacaaaaagtgtgtgtgtgtgtgtgtgtgtgtgtgtgtgtgtgtgtgtgtgagagagagagagagagagagagagaggacaggggTGTGGATGTGTGCATTTTAGAATGACAGAGAATGTGAGTGTGTAATAGTGATAGCCTTGAATCACAAAACTCAAATTTAATTGTgtgtaatacactactttctattTCTTTCAGAAAATGCACTCAAAGATGACAGAGTGTCAAGGGCAACAGCACTGTGCAGGAAGCTGGTGGGACACTTTTCCCACAGTTGGAAGAAGGCGGCAGCACTGATGGAGGCACAGAGGGAGCTCAAACTCCCTGAGCACAACCTCATAACGGAGTGCCCAACAAGATGGGGATCTAAAGAAATGATGATTGCTAGAGTGCTTGAACAGGCCAAAGCCATTTCTCAGGTATTGTCTGGAGATCGATATGCACGCTCCCTCATCCCAACCTGGCAAGATATTGATGTGTTGGAGTCGATTCACAAGGCACTGCATCCTCTACTGGAATTTACTGATGCTCTTTCTGGAGAGGAGTATGTGAGCATCTCCTACCTCAAGCCAGTTCTTCACCTTTTTGCCACATCAGTCCTGGCTGAAGATGCTGAGGACACTGACCTGACTAAATCAATAAAAACCAAAGTCCTAGCATACCTCAATAATAAATATGGAGACCCAAACATCCAGGAGCTTTTGGATGTTGCCTGTTTCCTGGACCCTAGGTTCAAAATACAGTACATCAGTACTGACAACATCCCTGCTATCAAGACCCGACTGAAGACAGAGATGGTAGACTTAGCACAGCGTACATATCATCGGGTAAATGATAATTAtgtatttcacaaaaacacaatttttctgtAAAATCTAACTGGAAAACTAATGGCTGTTGTTTTTATCTAATAGGAGAAGAGGTCTCGTACTGAAACTGTTCAGATGCCTCAAAGTGCACAGCCCTTGGGGGAAAAGGCGAAGAGGTCTCTTGGCAGTTTTTTCAAGACCAGTGCAGCCTCTCCTTCTTTGCCTGTTGAAGATGTCGCAGAGGCAGAGTTAAACAATTACCTGATGACTCCTACCATTGATGGAGAAGATGATCCCTTGGCTTGGTGGAGGGTGCACAAGATCAGCTACCCACAGTTGTGCATCATGGCCCGCAAGTATCTTTGTGTACCTGCCACAAGCGCTCCCTCAGAGCGTCTTTTTAGCACAGGAGGGAATATTGTGACTTGCACTCGCTCATCCTTGAAGCCAGCAAAAGTCAATATTCTGGTTTTCTTAGCAAAAAACCTGTGAGCCACTGAGAACAAAACTGTTGGATCATTATAGCTGGCAGTGCCATACTCGTAGTGAACTTTAGTCTGTGTGGTGTGTTATTGTTGTGTACTTGATAAGTGAGGTTGATCTATTCCAAattataatattcaaatagtttttgtctaatttaaaagtgcatttctccatttttttatttataactttatttattttgattttactaaatattttcaaagCAAATGCTGTTGCAGTTGTGTGAAATGTTACTGACTTTGGAGCAgtaagataattattatttttaattatttttttcttcagactGTAAATTTTGCACACAGTGTTTACAAAGTGCGCATACCtttgtttaaattattgaaatgcaCAGTGGCAAAGCCATAGATGTTTCTGCAACGAGCAGttcaataaaaatgtcatttatttcaagtcatacatgttttaatttaattataacaaaTAGGCCCAGCCTATGGGAAAGAACATTTCACACTAAATGCatctaatattgtgttggtcatatttaaataattcattacgttttgttggggaaaaaagaggataaaaaaatctttacaaaacAAATCGCATATTAAATCGCAATCGCaatattggggaaaaaaatcgcaattagattATTTTCCCAAATCGTTCAGCcttagtttacactcaaaaacatggcagaacacaaatgaaagactgattgttttattttgtattaaaatagtaCTACCCACGGTGTATTATTCATGGTTAAAGTGCTTCCTGGAGACTGTAGCTGAATGTTGATGACAGTGGATGAATAAAGGTCTTCTGGGAGCAGATGGTCATGTCAGTATGGTGATGGACATGGCACTACAAACTATATCATCCACACTGAGACTGCAAGAGCATCCCAGCACTCTCTAATCTTCCTGGCGTGATTCATTAAGGGACACTGTGTGATCTCTGCAGGGATGGGCTTTCAATCCCTCAGTGTCAAAGCATGCGGTCTGTGCATTTGGTGGCTGTTTGACTGCATTAGGAAATTCAACTGGACTTGCCCTGCTGTTGTTTCTATAGCCTGTGGCTAGACACACAGTGTGCTTTAAACAAGGAAAACATGATCaaggatcaacatccttgttccGAAAACATAATTACTATCAAACAATCAAAGTCCTTTCTTTGCCCTGGCATTAAAATCAGGTGCCAATAATGCTTAATGATCCTTAATGTTCCTAGAAGTCCTTCCTAGAAGTTTCTAGAAGTTGCATCGTGGAGAACACCTTTTTGATTGGTCAAATGGGGCATTATGTGGTCAAATATTGATTTAATTCTATTAGAATATTACTACAATGACTACTTCACAGTGGGATCCTGATCTTTTTGCAATAATGACAGACTCTCTTATGCCACTGGTCAAATCTGTGAGTAAAATGTACTTTTGAATTTCAAGGAATTTCTAGAAAGATTGGCTGATTACTTGTTGTACAAATGTGTACAAGTTGTACAaattaaactataaatataaGTTAAGACCATCTTGGTTTCATGTGAAGCCTTTTACATGGCTCATATAAatcattatgaaaaatatatataaacatgccaTTAGTCACATTTGTAACCACAGAACCCATTTTGGTAACCAATCAATAATTTATTGGTTTacattataaaattgtatatttaattttgttgGCATAAAAAGTAAAATTGAAAAGATGCAATTATGGTTAATTTATTACTTTCATCCCAACAAAtgtctgtatatttaaaaaaaaaaaaaaaattttaacaaCTATGATCAAGAATGTAGCATATGCTTCCATGCATATTTTGCAGCTTACTTTGAATTActtaaaaggaagaaaaaaagttaGGCCTACATATGAAAAGACAGGgccaaaaatgttaatttgagTCATTACTTCAGTTTCTACAATGATCACCACATGTACATGTTTATCTTTCAGGCTGTAATCTTGCTTGTGTATGGAACTACTCCCTCATGCAGCTGATTAAGTTGCACAGAAACGGTCAAAACTACCAATAACAGTTCAAAAGTATGTGGGCCTGAAAGAGATATGCAACCTTTTTCGTACTCTATAACAGTGCACTTACTGAAAATATGTCAagccaaaataaagaaacaaagctgagcaaaattacatttactctgataattatataattaaacaatattatataaaaatcattgtcgaaagtttttgtttataccTTGGGCAGCTATTAGGGTTGCCAATTTTTTTCAATTAacacatttagtttatttttaaggAAACCTATGAAATAATGTGTGACATGAATATACCTGCAGTGCACAGACAACCTCGTTCACAGGTAGTTCACTGGCTTTTTTCGAAGTCAGTACTGGAACCATGGTCTCATTTTCACAGTGGGGTTGACACTCGGCAATctgaaaaagaaaagttaaaaaataaacttgttttaaaCAGATTAAAACATAACATCAACAGAGGACAAGGAGGATGTTAGTATCTTGGCTAAATTCAATAACCCGTGCAATTTAAAAGGGTTCCATATTTGGAGGTAATCCAAATCAAAGATTACTAAAACTtcctcttaaaaaaacaaaacataagtgCAACGTCCAAAAGGATTACTGGCCCAGAAGAAACTTTGACCCATTGTTGTACAAGGAAACAACAAACACATCTAGGCAAAGTAGCTCCTTTAAAATCATCTGACATGTTCTCAATTTGCATAGACTTTCAGCTACGAAAAATGCATTTGTGCAATCCCCAGCTGTGCCTCATTCTGACTGGAGGAAGATCAGACGACCATAATAATGGAGCCCAGCAGATGGATTGGAAAGCTTTAGGGAACAGAATGACATTATTTAAACTCTAGATGGTCATGAACATCAGGTTAAGTCTCACAAAGAGCACACGATGAACATCCATGCAATATCCCATCCCATTTGATTTGCTGGATATTGATTTGGTCAGATAGCAATAAATCTCtcaatgattttattcaacaccATCtgccaaacttaaaaaaaacaaaaacaagcattcaaaaagaagaaaaacagataGGCTAAATATCCtacattttcaaattttctttAAGAAAATGTGAGATACTCGTCTTTGCAAAATTTCTTGTCGCAGGTGGTTGCTAAGTATTCTGGTTGGTTACTTGCTGACTCAAGTCCAAAGTCAGACCAATTCAATGGCCAGTTCAAATCTGCGGGTCAATACGATTTTTTAGGAAtacttttaaatattcaaatatattccatggggagcataagacacttctttaaaaaagcatGTAAGCATTTTATTGACCCTAAACTTTTTAAAGGTAGTGTGAGTCTATGGGATTTTCAGAAAGTAACAAAGCTCTTCTAAAGTATAAGAAAAGTAATAATTTTAATAGTGACCAGGAACTACTTTCAGTTTCGGCCAATGGTTTATGTTTACTGTAACTTGGTTACTGGTAAATTAACAGAAGTAGAGTTAATGAAATGTAGATATATTCCTGGTTCATTCACAGGGTTCCTGCAGGTTTTTTAAGctaaaatgtaatactttttaagatctgcacaaatgaaatgaATACCATTTGACCAGGGTAGGGCAATGTCTATAGTAacaaattaaactgtaaaatgactATTTACAGTTCCGAtacaagttttcacaaaaactaaaagtttcataaaatgacgcacttcacatttcagcctttaaaccatttttaattaaatggatgagttaaaggttttaattattaattttttaatttaaacaattattaacaataaattattgattaaattacatataaatacatttcactgtttcgatttttataatgcattatcttCTTATTGATCCACTAGTTCAAATTTAcagctctgtgtgtttgcaggatAAAAACCTGGGTCgattttcacattggtctgaacaaaaacagcgCCATCTAGCCAGTTCTATTCCAACAGAGAAGACCTGATTCAAACTAGGGCTGGACGAATccttgagtaactcgattacaaaaaattatcgaggcaaattcctctgcctcgaagcctcttttaatttatttcaaatctcacgtcaggttctttcgcaatgatttttttaatgtgacaacgcatttacgtcacccacaaagcggaaggagacacaagcgctgcatccgaagtcgcatactgcaaggagtcagcagtgttttgatttgagggcgcgggcaaacgtaaagagaacgtcgtggtgtgtgtccattgcaagatagagctggcataccaaaactaggaccctatgatttccccgatgcagaaaacgcggagggaattgcggaatccagtcataaaaacggaatttacagttaaacgcggaatggcacagaatttgccaaattttaaattaattaatcaaaaataggaaattgcacttacatcaaatcacgatatggactaatatctgtaaataataagccggaacagactatttaaatatgaatcctgcatgttctgcgtgtctgtgtttatgaatggagcagaagcgcgacttcctttatttacacacattgaagcgcgcgtgacgctccggtgatttcaacGTCTGCGGTCTCActaggacgtgaacacatgaacaacatctccagaactgctctgacagtcacttcatgagcatttgaccatttgatttgagtaaaactagcgtcacatcacatacacagaactgtaaaggaacgttaacccgtcaaaataaaagtccagttaaagactattgttcagcagaatgtacatagcctaccactaaaaaaaaaatcaaacattatttttatttttttaaaggtttaatcacacaacatttcttccatgttttattttttatagtaaatcccctttgtttaccaaaaagttaagttaattttcaataattaaaagataaattaaattaatgttttatgtgtttaatgtgcatctcagaaaatgctttatttaaaaccccaactgaatggcacttaaatgcacttaattcatctgtcaactttcttgtcattgttcacagtacaagtacagacagagaaacaatgggtaataattaaatttttatttttgatgaatgcattgcattctatgcatttaaaaaataaaaattttttttctaaaaaaggaaacttagttgttcattttaagagagatctgtgacggtcacggagggaccgcacgttcaacatggacgttaatacgcacaaacaaacacagagtcTGTTTgatgatacaagagtttattgtaattattgatcagagagtgaataaaatacctgcaaccctcaggccacactctccactgcagaaacaaacacagactaccttccattacaaagacattcacattaatacgggtggccagcaccattaccacatgtggagggacaaactcacagaaaacactttacacatgttcccttaaatatacagagtctgaaagaaacatattggcatgatgttctacttaataaatctactttgatgttattaattcgttcacaacaggaaataacagcaacaactcggccaCGTTGCCCCAAACCCCCACTttcaattaatacatggtagattcccaTCCTAAGCagaaccaataattcctgccattgtttcttaccaggactctaaaaatcacgggacaaatgctacacgggaacaatacacatagtttacaggtatttaattcactctctgatcaataattacaataaactcttgtatcaccaaacagtctcggtgtgtgtttgtgcgtatgtgtgcgtattaacgtccatgttgaacgtgcggtccctccggtgaccgtcacaagacccaggagtcttattttctcttgcataattaatattgcactttaattaagcaaaaacacattttatccgaatttttggtagaatattcgattactaaaatattcgatagctacagcacGAATTCAAACATCAAACAAACAGGTTCAAAGACTAGATCCATTTGTGATAGCGTAGTAGCTGAACAAATGTTGTTACCTTCTGATAAAActtctttaaattacttttttttccacACAAACCTACACTCCCGACACCATACTGACAAAGTAAAAACAGAATTGCCAAAACtttgtaaatttatatatatatatatatatatatatatatatatattagggctgggataaacgattattttttaaacgattaatctagcgattatttttttttttcgatgcatcgattaatctagcgattaattTTCCcaggccgattcgatttcgattatctccccattaattgactactaacaatttatacatgttgatttacatatctgaatgaaaaaaacatgaattccttaacattgcaatatatgtttattgctcttaaaattacaaaataaaagactaagaatgcattactttgcacttgtatagagatagcattcaataaaaccttgaagccttgaaaacacatagcttactgaaacaagcttactgaacacatagggcctagcttactgaaaaaaagttcttctttcagatgaaaataacaacaacttgatgtctagcattcaataaaaaaggtcatccaaaatacttgtttagagcaattgaaggaatacagtaaccaatgtaaacttgagggctttaagctaatacagagagtgcttttcaaaaaaaaaaaaaaaaattaacagtgggagccagcagcctgtcatggagaaaaaaaaatctctgaatgctccacgtgaaactttggcgttccgccctttttctatcgtgtctaatgattttggttaatattcacgagggagagagagagagagagcaagacagcactTGTgcagtttgaagactgtgagtgcgtgaGCGCgcatgaaactttggtgtttcgccctttttctatcgtgtctaatgattttggtaacttaatatgcacaagggagagagagagagagagagagagagagcaagacagcgctcgtgtagttttaagactgtgagtgcgcgtgaaacttgggtgtttcgccctttttctatcgtgtttaatgattttgattaatatgcacgggggagagagagagagcaagaagcgctcgtgttgtttgaagactgtgagtgggcgcgcgcagccggggctctctctcgtacgtgccctgtcaggcgcagcacagtcattctattctacatcactcaccgatcacataaggctttgacagcctccaaaaaaaaagatcaatgcagaaaaacccctggattggttatataacgttggacagaatgttgatccggccatcgcgtatattcagcgcacataaggtaaatgttttgcaaatggtttttagagaaataaaaacaggtcgatgaatcgatgcgcatattttgcgtcgatgtattttttgcgtcgacgtcatcgatgagcTCGACgagttgtcccagccctaatatatatatatcaaccgtCTTGAATTATTCcttaatttctatttattaatttctcTTGTGGCCATacatagtaaagaaaaaaaatggtctAAAGGTCTCaaattaattgtttaaattaatatacaaaaatcctttttaaaaacattttcaattagGAGTAAGATAATAGCCTAATCTTTTATTATCCTCAAAGCACGCCAGAAATGCGGCGATGCACTATGAAATTATTGCAgggcaaattaattgtaatttaataataaaagaaacctAATAATAACaggtctaataataataataatgtaacaggCCTACATTAATTGGTTATTCCAAATCCTTTTAATATTACCAATATTTGATGCTTTTGACAATATCTTTGGCTAGTCGACACACGATACAACACAACCCAGCATGGTGAGGTTTTCACAGGGCCTCCCACAGTCCGCTATGCCACTGTTAGAAATTTGGTCCTGAAACTGCAGTGTAAACGCGGATCGATTTAATTTCTAAAACGCTGTTTTAAAACGGAACCGCATTAGTCTGAACGGGGGCCTAAAACACGCCGCGCTcgtgtttatttgataaaatcaTTGCCTTCTGAAGTTTAATAATTAAGGGTTTCTTgtacaatttaagactttttaataccCAGTGGAAACCCTGTTAAATGCTCAGAGACTTTATACTAGAATGctatgctttaaacaaaataggtTACAATGGAAAGAGCAAAACATTCCAGGTGGTTGTTTAAATTTTTTGGCATAACatgcaaatataaacaaaatcCTGCTGTGACTAGATTTCAGGACATGGCCGCAAAACATACCAGACAGACAATAGGTTCAGAGCGTCTCTGAGAATGAGCTTTTAAGAGAGTTACCCTCAGGATGGATGTCATTGGCGGGTATCATTCAGAGTGATCCCCTTCTTAGAcaacagagagaaaaagacagtGAAGAAAActacagagaaacagaaaattggGGCTACCTTTTGTAGTCAGTTTCAGGTTAAGCATCAGATCCAGCATGAATCTTCCAGAGCCCCATACATCAGCTTAGCATCTTGAAGAGTTACACTGTTTTCTTCCTGCACTATCACTCCAGCGTAAAGATAAAAGAAAGTATCTTACCGAAGATCTTACATGTCTGAGCCTGAGCGGATTCCCATAATTAAGAGTGGCAACAGCTTAAACCTGGATGAGCCAATCACATGTTCTCACCTCTCTCTAAACAGACTCTTTATACTAATGAATGAGTGCTATCTGAGTTATCAGAGTCAATTTGCAAAACTGGTATTGTCCAACAGTTAATTTTTGTACTGTACAAATACAGTATAAAATGCATCCCTACTCAGAAACAGGATCACAGTCTGCTGTCAATGgctaaaacaaattatattacaGCATTTACTTGTCAAACCGGTCACAGAAACTGTATGGATACTGctgtacactaccgttcaaaagtttcaaTTAGGTAATATTTTTctgaaagtctcttatgttcaccaaggctgtaattatttgatcacaaagacagtaacattgtgaaatattatttcagtattatATATCTGCTTTCTacgttatacattttaaaatatgatttattcctgtgatggcaaagctgaattttcagcatcattaatccagtcttcagtagCCCTTTTCAAACAGACATTCTGAAAAATACACAGAATAAAGTGTCCCAGGATTTGTCATGGGATCATtggattttggttcattcacactgccagtgattttctGGAATCTGTGTGTGCACCCTCACACACATCCCGTAAAGACATGTGACATCGGGTCATGACTTTAAATGTAATACGAAGTGTTCCACTAACGCTGGCAAACGATCTCAGCTTCTGCGCAGAAAGTGAAGAGCTCCCTGGTCTAGGCTTCATTACAGCTTGCAGACAATTTTTCATCGTGAACATTGATCTGCATTAAAAACACCTGGTGTAAGAGTTGCAAGATTATTGGCATTGGTCCTGCCTTTTGTTCACACAGGGCGCATTCAGGTGCTGGTCCCCaaaatgttactaggtccccataCCAGGATCAATCAAGGGACATGTTTGGAAATTTTATGTCAATTTTATTAGGATCAATGCTTTGTGTGAAAGAAgctagtgtcacatgattcttcagaaaacaaTCAAATATGCTCATTTGGTGAACACGAAACATTTCTTAGgattatcaatattaaaaataaattttaattgacaattaaaattaaaaagaactgcatttatccaaaatatctaaCATATCTTTGAAATAtcagtctttaatgtcactttcgatcaatttaatCCACTCTCGAGGTTTGAGGTCAATGACAGCAAACACCATTGGTTCTTGCATGTTTTGTGACGTATTAGGATGTAGGCGAGtttgaaaacaaatgcaaatttaTATTTCAGAGCTACAGCAGACAGAATATTAAATTAATGCCTTAAACTTAGTTCCCCACACAAAGCAACTGTATGGTTTCAGATGTTCAAAAATACACATGCACAATTATTATGGACTAACATTTATGGCATTTTGCGCATCCACTTTTCTTTTATGGAAATCTCTGACATTCCTCTGAAAAATGAATTTTGTGCTccacaaaaaagaagaaaataacagtGTTGAAAGAACGTTCAGCATTTTCAGAGATCTAATAATAGTTCTCCTCAACGGCAACCATTATCAGGAATATGAGGGGAATCTATTATCACTTAAGTGCTATTTGATTGACAGTTTTTCTCTGCAATTACATCATGTTTTTAATAGTAAAACTCTAAATCAGTTACTAAGAAAGAAGTGTGATATCAAAAGCAAGATAAGCCATTTATCATCTCACTCTGTCagctacataaataaaaataaataaataaataaatcaagtttTAATTGTTTTCGTGTCTCCCAGGCCCCCCTATCTTGGTCTCAGTTACAAGCTCTGCCGGGTTCTCCTGCTGACAGATTAAGGCCAAGCGCAGGTTCAAGGCCATACAGACACAGAACAAACTGCTCTCTCAGCGCTCTCTATTAGATGATCGAGACTGATCATCTGCAGTCCTCTGAGAGTCACAAGGTCATGTTCACTCT
Proteins encoded in this region:
- the LOC132103703 gene encoding E3 SUMO-protein ligase ZBED1-like, encoding MASASTEQSVTDTAATLISKRNSTSVVWNYFGFKKEDAAQLQVLCRACRAPVATSRGNTTNLFQHLKKYHKSMYDSCMTKIPSTSAPDRPNTSRQGSLTEMFESVTPYERNSKRHGEITRAITEFIAKDMMPLSTMTKPGFVALTYTLDKRYNIPSRTYFSQTAIPELYKKCKEKVAAEVKTVEFFASTTDMWSSRTAEPYQSLTVHFIDEDFNLRARCLQTTYFPDDHTGENIAAGLREGLASWDLHEENHVCITTDNASNMVLAARLNEWTRLQCFGHRLHLAIENALKDDRVSRATALCRKLVGHFSHSWKKAAALMEAQRELKLPEHNLITECPTRWGSKEMMIARVLEQAKAISQVLSGDRYARSLIPTWQDIDVLESIHKALHPLLEFTDALSGEEYVSISYLKPVLHLFATSVLAEDAEDTDLTKSIKTKVLAYLNNKYGDPNIQELLDVACFLDPRFKIQYISTDNIPAIKTRLKTEMVDLAQRTYHREKRSRTETVQMPQSAQPLGEKAKRSLGSFFKTSAASPSLPVEDVAEAELNNYLMTPTIDGEDDPLAWWRVHKISYPQLCIMARKYLCVPATSAPSERLFSTGGNIVTCTRSSLKPAKVNILVFLAKNL